A portion of the Kribbella jejuensis genome contains these proteins:
- a CDS encoding acyl-CoA thioesterase domain-containing protein, producing MAYFERVGDMAYRATDEVGGAWDTATQHIAPALGLLAHVVERDRDVRRTDGLIVGRLSYDILGTIPIDVMDVRVRVVRPGRTVELVEAALGHGGRDAVLLRAWLMRPGDTAAIGGTAYPKITPVDDMEPWDPSSIWPGGFIASAEVRRQQVEPGRASFWVRTPVLLIDDEDVSPLARAAGLFDIANGMTVRADPKEVAFPNVDLTAHLFTTPRGDWLGFDTTVTFGPTGIGLTSSVLHDEHGPIGTLAQLLTVRPN from the coding sequence ATGGCGTACTTCGAACGGGTCGGTGACATGGCCTACCGGGCGACGGATGAGGTTGGGGGCGCGTGGGATACCGCGACGCAGCACATCGCGCCGGCGCTCGGGTTGCTGGCTCATGTGGTCGAGCGGGATCGGGACGTGCGGCGTACCGACGGGCTCATCGTCGGGCGGTTGTCGTACGACATCCTCGGCACGATCCCGATCGACGTGATGGACGTGCGGGTCAGGGTTGTGCGGCCGGGGCGGACCGTGGAGTTGGTGGAGGCGGCTCTGGGGCACGGTGGGCGGGATGCGGTGCTGCTGCGGGCGTGGTTGATGCGGCCCGGCGACACCGCGGCGATCGGCGGTACGGCGTACCCGAAGATCACGCCGGTCGACGACATGGAGCCGTGGGACCCGTCGTCGATCTGGCCGGGTGGGTTCATCGCGTCGGCCGAGGTACGGCGGCAGCAGGTCGAGCCCGGGCGCGCTTCGTTCTGGGTCCGTACGCCGGTACTCCTGATCGACGACGAGGACGTCAGCCCGCTGGCCCGCGCCGCCGGGCTGTTCGACATCGCGAACGGGATGACCGTCCGGGCGGACCCGAAGGAGGTGGCGTTCCCGAACGTCGACCTGACCGCGCACCTGTTCACCACACCGCGCGGCGACTGGCTCGGGTTCGACACCACCGTCACCTTCGGGCCCACCGGGATCGGCCTGACGAGCAGCGTCCTGCACGACGAACACGGCCCCATCGGCACCCTCGCCCAACTCCTCACCGTCCGCCCGAACTAG
- the ccrA gene encoding crotonyl-CoA carboxylase/reductase, translated as MLQILEAILSGDTAAVGALDVPEHYRGITVHADEATMFEGLDAKDKDPRKSLHLDDVPTPELGPGEALVAVMASAINYNTVWTSIFEPVSTFSFLKRYGKLSPLTARHDLPYHVVGSDLAGVVLRTGPGVNAWKPGDEVVAHCLSVELESPDGHNDTMLDSEQRIWGFETNFGGLAELALVKSNQLMPKPAHLTWEEAASPGLVNSTAYRQLVSANGANMKQGDVVLIWGASGGLGSYATQFALNGGAIPVCVVSSPEKAEICRSMGASLIIDRSAEGYRFWKDEHTQDPKEWKRLGARIRELTGGDDPDIVFEHPGRETFGASVFVARKGGTIVTCASTSGFMHEYDNRYLWMNLKRIIGSHFANYREAWEANRLIARGMVHPTVSRVYPLEETAQAAYDVHRNLHQGKVGVLTLAPTEGLGVRDPELRARHLDAINRFRNR; from the coding sequence GTGTTGCAGATCCTCGAAGCGATCCTCTCCGGTGACACTGCCGCCGTCGGAGCGCTCGACGTACCGGAGCACTACCGCGGGATCACCGTGCACGCCGACGAGGCGACCATGTTCGAGGGGCTGGACGCCAAGGACAAGGATCCGCGGAAGAGCCTGCACCTGGACGACGTACCGACGCCCGAGCTCGGGCCGGGCGAGGCACTGGTCGCGGTGATGGCCAGCGCGATCAACTACAACACCGTGTGGACGTCGATCTTCGAACCGGTGTCGACGTTCTCGTTCCTCAAGCGGTACGGGAAGCTGTCGCCGCTGACGGCCCGCCACGACCTGCCGTACCACGTGGTCGGCTCCGACCTGGCCGGCGTCGTACTGCGGACCGGGCCCGGTGTGAACGCCTGGAAGCCCGGCGACGAGGTGGTCGCGCACTGCCTGTCGGTCGAACTGGAGTCGCCGGACGGGCACAACGACACGATGCTCGACTCCGAGCAGCGGATCTGGGGATTCGAGACGAACTTCGGCGGACTCGCGGAGCTCGCGCTGGTGAAATCGAACCAGCTGATGCCGAAGCCGGCACACCTCACCTGGGAGGAGGCGGCGTCGCCGGGGCTGGTGAACAGTACGGCGTACCGGCAACTGGTGTCGGCGAACGGCGCCAACATGAAGCAGGGCGACGTCGTACTGATCTGGGGCGCGTCCGGCGGACTCGGGTCGTACGCGACGCAGTTCGCCCTGAACGGCGGCGCGATCCCGGTCTGCGTGGTCTCGTCGCCGGAGAAGGCCGAGATCTGCCGCTCGATGGGCGCCTCGCTGATCATCGACCGGTCCGCCGAGGGCTACAGGTTCTGGAAGGACGAGCACACCCAGGACCCGAAGGAGTGGAAGCGGCTCGGCGCGCGGATCCGCGAGCTGACCGGCGGGGACGACCCGGACATCGTGTTCGAGCATCCGGGGCGGGAGACGTTCGGGGCGTCGGTGTTCGTCGCGCGCAAGGGCGGCACGATCGTGACGTGTGCGTCCACGTCCGGCTTCATGCACGAGTACGACAACCGGTACCTGTGGATGAACCTGAAACGGATCATCGGCTCTCACTTCGCCAACTACCGCGAGGCCTGGGAGGCGAACCGGTTGATCGCCCGCGGCATGGTGCATCCGACCGTCAGCCGGGTCTACCCGCTGGAGGAGACGGCCCAGGCGGCGTACGACGTACACCGCAACCTGCACCAAGGGAAGGTCGGCGTCCTGACGCTGGCCCCGACCGAAGGTCTCGGCGTCCGCGACCCCGAGCTCCGCGCCCGCCATCTGGACGCGATCAATCGCTTCCGCAACAGGTAG
- the meaB gene encoding methylmalonyl Co-A mutase-associated GTPase MeaB, whose amino-acid sequence MVRRTPPVGELVGRAREGESRAVARLISLVEDESPMLRDVMAALAPYAGNAHIVGITGSPGVGKSTSTSALVSAYRETGKRVGVLAVDPSSPFSGGALLGDRVRMQDHATDRGVFIRSMASRGHLGGLSWSTPQALRVLDAAGFDVVLVETVGVGQSEVEIAGMADTTLVLLAPGMGDGIQAAKAGILEVGDIYVVNKADRDGVQSVTRDLRAMLALAERSEGSWTPPILKTVASRNEGVGEVVQAIEDRLAWMSGNGVLTERRRSRARDEIEAIATTALRSRFAHLHGDARLDVLAAKVADGGTDPYSAADELIAAL is encoded by the coding sequence ATGGTGCGTCGGACGCCGCCTGTGGGGGAGTTGGTGGGGCGGGCTCGGGAGGGGGAGTCGCGGGCTGTGGCTCGGTTGATTTCGTTGGTTGAGGACGAGTCGCCGATGTTGCGGGACGTGATGGCAGCCTTGGCGCCGTACGCCGGGAACGCGCACATCGTCGGCATCACCGGATCGCCGGGCGTCGGCAAGTCGACGTCGACGTCCGCGCTGGTTTCGGCGTACCGCGAGACCGGGAAGCGGGTCGGCGTACTCGCGGTGGACCCGTCGTCGCCGTTCTCCGGTGGGGCCCTGCTCGGCGACCGGGTGCGGATGCAGGACCACGCGACCGATCGGGGTGTGTTCATCCGGTCGATGGCGTCCCGCGGGCACCTCGGTGGGCTGTCGTGGTCCACGCCGCAGGCGCTCCGCGTACTGGACGCGGCCGGCTTCGACGTCGTACTGGTGGAGACCGTCGGTGTCGGTCAGTCCGAGGTGGAGATCGCCGGGATGGCCGACACCACGCTGGTGCTGCTCGCGCCCGGGATGGGCGACGGCATCCAGGCCGCCAAGGCCGGAATCCTCGAGGTCGGCGACATCTACGTGGTGAACAAGGCCGACCGCGACGGCGTCCAGTCGGTCACCCGGGATCTCCGGGCGATGCTCGCACTGGCCGAGCGCTCCGAGGGCTCGTGGACCCCGCCGATCCTGAAGACGGTGGCCTCGCGCAACGAGGGAGTCGGGGAGGTCGTCCAGGCGATCGAGGACCGGCTCGCGTGGATGTCCGGGAACGGCGTACTCACGGAGCGCCGGCGCAGCCGCGCCCGGGACGAGATCGAGGCGATCGCGACCACCGCCCTGCGATCACGGTTCGCGCACCTGCACGGCGACGCCCGCCTCGACGTACTCGCCGCAAAGGTCGCCGACGGCGGCACCGACCCGTATTCGGCGGCCGACGAACTCATCGCCGCTTTGTGA
- a CDS encoding phytanoyl-CoA dioxygenase family protein: protein MDMQTALRDLGVTDDVLTPAEKEQLDRDGFLPLEGILSAEEVSAITKRLAELTAAEGDRAGLEVHQEKGADRLADLVNKDPLFEVCFSHPRVLAAMHHVLGEFRLSSLNSRAALPGQGHQHLHADFGHPVEPGEYQVCNSIWLLDDFTPENGATRVVPGSHRRGTLPADEMPDPAAAHPDELQLLGRAGTVVIFNSHLWHGGTRNRTQSPRRALHAYFTHRTLPQQLDQQTYIRVNTYNRLTPAQHFILDVTA, encoded by the coding sequence ATGGACATGCAGACCGCGTTACGCGACCTCGGCGTCACCGACGACGTACTGACACCGGCCGAGAAGGAACAGTTGGATCGCGACGGATTCCTTCCGCTGGAGGGGATCCTGTCCGCGGAGGAGGTGTCCGCGATCACGAAGCGCCTCGCCGAACTGACCGCGGCCGAGGGCGATCGCGCCGGCCTCGAAGTACACCAGGAGAAAGGCGCCGACCGCCTGGCGGACCTGGTGAACAAGGACCCGCTCTTCGAGGTCTGCTTCAGCCACCCGCGCGTACTGGCCGCGATGCATCACGTGCTGGGCGAGTTCCGCCTGTCGTCGCTCAACAGCCGCGCCGCCCTACCAGGCCAGGGACACCAGCACCTCCACGCCGACTTCGGGCACCCCGTGGAACCCGGCGAGTACCAGGTCTGCAACTCCATCTGGCTCCTCGACGACTTCACCCCCGAGAACGGCGCGACGAGAGTAGTCCCCGGCTCCCACCGCCGAGGCACCCTCCCCGCCGACGAAATGCCCGACCCCGCCGCCGCCCACCCCGACGAGCTCCAACTCCTGGGCCGAGCAGGCACCGTCGTCATCTTCAACAGCCACCTATGGCACGGCGGCACCCGAAACCGAACCCAATCCCCCCGCCGAGCCCTCCACGCCTACTTCACCCACCGAACCCTCCCCCAACAACTCGACCAACAGACCTACATCCGCGTCAACACCTACAACCGCCTAACCCCCGCCCAACACTTCATCCTCGACGTCACCGCCTGA
- a CDS encoding acetyl-CoA C-acetyltransferase has product MSDTRNSSVIVAGARTPIGRLLGGLKSFTGADLGGFAIQGALQKAGVAADQVEYVIMGQVLQAGGGQITARQAAVKGGIPMNVPAITINKVCLSGLNAIALADQLIRAGEYEIVVAGGMESMTNAPHLLPKSREGFKYGDTTLVDSMSYDGLWDAFTDQAMGALTDQQNNAVEKLTREEQDEFSARSHQRAAEAWKNGVFADEVIPVEVPQRKGDPIVVDTDEGVRGDTSVEALAKLRPAFGKDGTITAGSASQISDGGCAVVVMSKAKAEELGLSWIAEIGAHGSVAGPDSTLQSQPANAIVKACSKEGIAPADLDLIEINEAFAAVGIASTRELQVTEDKVNVNGGAIALGHPIGMSGARLVLHLALELGRRGGGTGAAALCGGGGQGDALIIRVPKN; this is encoded by the coding sequence ATGTCTGACACGCGGAACTCAAGCGTCATCGTCGCCGGTGCACGGACCCCGATCGGGCGGTTGCTGGGCGGCCTCAAGAGCTTCACCGGCGCGGACCTCGGCGGGTTCGCGATCCAGGGCGCACTGCAGAAGGCGGGCGTCGCCGCGGACCAGGTCGAGTACGTGATCATGGGCCAGGTGCTGCAGGCCGGTGGCGGTCAGATCACGGCCCGCCAGGCCGCGGTCAAGGGCGGCATCCCGATGAACGTACCGGCGATCACGATCAACAAGGTCTGCCTGTCCGGGCTGAACGCGATCGCGCTCGCCGACCAGCTGATCCGGGCCGGTGAGTACGAGATCGTCGTGGCCGGCGGGATGGAGTCGATGACCAACGCGCCGCACCTGCTGCCGAAGTCCCGCGAGGGTTTCAAGTACGGCGACACCACGCTGGTGGACTCGATGTCGTACGACGGGTTGTGGGACGCGTTCACCGACCAGGCCATGGGCGCGCTCACCGACCAGCAGAACAACGCGGTCGAGAAGCTGACCCGCGAGGAGCAGGACGAGTTCAGCGCTCGTTCGCACCAGCGCGCCGCCGAGGCGTGGAAGAACGGTGTGTTCGCGGACGAGGTGATTCCGGTCGAGGTGCCGCAGCGTAAGGGCGACCCGATCGTGGTGGACACCGACGAGGGTGTTCGCGGTGACACCTCGGTGGAGGCGCTGGCGAAGCTGCGGCCGGCGTTCGGCAAGGACGGCACGATCACGGCCGGTTCGGCGTCGCAGATCTCCGACGGCGGGTGTGCTGTCGTCGTGATGAGCAAGGCGAAGGCCGAGGAGCTCGGGCTGAGCTGGATCGCCGAGATCGGTGCGCACGGTTCGGTCGCGGGTCCGGACTCGACCCTGCAGAGCCAGCCGGCGAACGCGATCGTCAAGGCGTGCTCGAAGGAAGGCATCGCGCCGGCCGACCTCGACCTGATCGAGATCAACGAGGCGTTCGCGGCGGTCGGGATCGCATCGACGCGTGAGCTGCAGGTCACCGAGGACAAGGTCAATGTGAACGGCGGTGCGATCGCCCTCGGCCACCCGATCGGGATGTCCGGCGCGCGACTGGTGCTGCACCTGGCCCTCGAGCTAGGCCGCCGCGGCGGCGGGACCGGAGCAGCCGCCCTCTGCGGCGGCGGCGGCCAAGGCGACGCCCTGATCATCCGAGTCCCCAAGAACTGA
- the mce gene encoding methylmalonyl-CoA epimerase: MDQLFDAIDHVGIAVADFDEAVRYYADVFGMTVAHEEINEEQGVREAMLSVGDSGSSIQLLAPLSDASPIAKFLDERGAGIQQLAYRVHDLDAVSAVLRERGARLLYDEPKRGTAGSRVNFIHPKSAGGVLVELVEPSTSHSP, translated from the coding sequence ATGGATCAGCTGTTCGACGCGATCGACCACGTCGGCATCGCGGTGGCCGACTTCGACGAGGCCGTCCGGTACTACGCCGACGTGTTCGGCATGACCGTGGCGCACGAGGAGATCAACGAGGAGCAGGGCGTCCGGGAGGCGATGCTGTCGGTCGGCGACTCCGGTTCCTCGATCCAGCTGCTGGCGCCGTTGTCGGACGCGTCGCCGATCGCGAAGTTCCTCGACGAGCGCGGCGCCGGCATCCAGCAGCTCGCGTACCGGGTGCACGACCTGGACGCGGTCTCCGCCGTACTGCGCGAACGCGGCGCGCGGCTGCTCTACGACGAACCGAAGCGCGGCACCGCCGGGTCCCGGGTGAACTTCATCCACCCGAAATCCGCCGGCGGCGTCCTGGTCGAACTCGTGGAGCCATCGACCTCGCACAGCCCGTGA
- a CDS encoding helix-turn-helix transcriptional regulator translates to MHKSPRLLGAGVHTAGPGKDYPLHAHTSWELVYYVHGRITCPVGDETYDATPGTVLLTPPNTWHAEQSRTGYANRFLLVDASSNHPWPRRCYDDTDHTLRRVFDAVVRETDSDELRAILLAELDLRLRRAATPPPSPAEQLVAQAEQLFEERFAEHPRIADIAVDLGISPSGLRAAFARVRRTSPQAALQAVRPRHALAHIRNSTLPLQAIADLTGYHSVSHLSRHIKSTTGTPPGTHRAALG, encoded by the coding sequence ATGCACAAATCGCCACGGCTGCTCGGCGCCGGCGTCCACACCGCCGGCCCGGGCAAGGACTACCCGCTGCACGCGCACACCTCCTGGGAACTCGTGTACTACGTCCACGGCCGGATCACCTGCCCGGTCGGCGACGAGACGTACGACGCGACGCCCGGCACCGTGCTGCTCACTCCGCCGAACACCTGGCACGCGGAGCAGAGCCGCACCGGGTACGCGAACCGCTTCCTCCTGGTAGATGCCTCGAGCAACCACCCGTGGCCGCGAAGGTGCTACGACGACACCGACCACACGCTGCGCCGGGTGTTCGACGCAGTGGTCCGCGAGACCGACAGCGACGAGCTCCGCGCGATCCTGCTCGCCGAACTCGACCTCCGGCTCCGCCGCGCCGCCACCCCACCGCCCTCCCCCGCGGAACAGCTCGTCGCCCAAGCCGAGCAACTCTTCGAGGAACGCTTCGCCGAACACCCCCGGATCGCCGACATCGCCGTCGACCTGGGCATCTCCCCGTCAGGTCTGCGCGCCGCGTTCGCCCGAGTACGCCGTACCAGCCCGCAGGCCGCCCTCCAAGCCGTCCGCCCCCGCCACGCCCTCGCCCACATCCGCAACTCCACACTCCCCCTGCAAGCAATAGCCGACCTCACCGGCTACCACTCCGTCAGCCACCTCTCCCGCCACATAAAATCCACCACCGGCACCCCACCCGGCACCCACCGCGCCGCCTTAGGCTGA
- a CDS encoding RNA polymerase sigma factor has translation MAETVRVEGARILASLIRTVGDVQLAEDAVQEAAVAALGAWPVTGVPPEPRAWLTVTARRKAIDIIRRERARGAKERGGQDLIELTRRDLEPEEVVHDDLLRLIFTCCHPTLSPPTRVALALRTLCGLTPAQIAGVLLTTEAATTKRLVRARQKIAAARIPYRVPSEAELPERLPAVSAVVHSLYTAGHAPAEGEAAYDVDLCAEAIRLAELLHALLPDQPTPTAVLALLLLTEARRPARLDEDGQVVTLDLQDRTQWDQQMIARGIDLLNESLELSGRQADAYQLQAAIAAEHARVPSYHATDWHEIVRLYDLLVEVSPSPAAELARVVAIAETGDVDTALKLLAAIPVSSRHHAVRGELLARQSRYREAADALAEALADAPANHPEHAHRERRRDHFQQLAANQPPTHPHTG, from the coding sequence GTGGCTGAGACGGTTCGGGTTGAGGGGGCGCGGATTCTTGCGTCCTTGATTCGGACGGTGGGGGATGTGCAACTGGCGGAGGATGCGGTGCAGGAGGCGGCGGTGGCGGCGTTGGGGGCTTGGCCCGTCACCGGGGTGCCGCCTGAGCCGCGAGCCTGGCTGACTGTTACCGCGCGACGGAAGGCGATCGACATCATCCGGCGAGAACGGGCCCGTGGCGCCAAGGAACGCGGCGGCCAGGACCTGATCGAACTCACCCGTCGCGACCTCGAGCCGGAGGAGGTCGTCCACGACGACCTGCTCCGGCTGATCTTCACCTGCTGCCACCCGACCCTGTCTCCGCCGACCCGGGTAGCGCTCGCGCTCCGCACCCTCTGCGGCCTCACCCCGGCCCAGATCGCCGGCGTACTCCTCACCACCGAGGCCGCGACAACCAAACGGCTCGTCCGCGCCCGGCAAAAGATCGCCGCCGCACGGATCCCGTACCGCGTACCGTCCGAGGCCGAGCTGCCCGAACGTCTGCCCGCCGTCAGCGCGGTCGTCCACAGTCTCTACACGGCAGGACACGCACCGGCCGAGGGCGAAGCAGCATACGACGTGGACCTCTGCGCGGAGGCGATCCGGCTGGCGGAGCTGCTGCACGCATTGCTACCGGACCAGCCGACCCCCACCGCCGTACTCGCGCTGCTCCTGCTGACCGAAGCGCGCCGACCGGCCCGGCTCGACGAGGACGGTCAGGTGGTCACGCTCGATCTGCAGGACCGCACGCAGTGGGACCAGCAGATGATTGCCCGCGGCATCGATCTCCTCAACGAGTCGCTGGAACTCTCCGGGCGGCAGGCGGACGCGTACCAGCTGCAGGCAGCGATCGCCGCCGAGCACGCCCGCGTCCCGAGCTACCACGCGACCGACTGGCACGAGATCGTCCGGCTGTACGACCTGCTCGTCGAGGTCTCCCCCAGCCCCGCGGCCGAACTCGCCCGGGTCGTGGCGATCGCCGAGACCGGCGACGTCGACACCGCGCTGAAGCTCCTCGCCGCGATCCCGGTCAGCTCCCGCCACCACGCCGTACGCGGCGAACTCCTCGCCCGCCAGTCCCGCTACCGAGAAGCCGCCGATGCACTGGCCGAGGCCCTGGCCGATGCCCCGGCCAACCATCCCGAGCACGCCCACCGAGAACGCAGACGCGACCACTTCCAGCAGCTCGCCGCCAACCAACCGCCAACCCACCCCCACACCGGCTGA
- a CDS encoding sensor histidine kinase — protein sequence MLKDSATDSLHGAPAGFQHEFFVHASDEEFVQRSAAFISEGLAAGETIVAVLPPQRFAGLRDALGAAHDEVRFVDMTVAGGNPARLIPFWRSILEEHPGPVRGLGEPAYPGRSAAAYDEVLLHEALSALAFADDRSFRLCCAYEATVGIDPTVTHSDPGALAEKEFRTALDGVPDRAERWEFGPAELGQVRQWLSGQAASHGVSRDRLEDLSLALHEICTNSIRFGGGRGRLAVWIASGALICDVTDGGRIDNLLVGRVLPPLDGLGGRGVWLANQLCDLVQLRSGDDFTQVRLHTRLR from the coding sequence GTGCTGAAGGACAGCGCCACCGACTCCTTGCACGGTGCGCCGGCCGGTTTCCAGCACGAGTTCTTCGTCCATGCCTCGGACGAGGAGTTCGTGCAGCGTTCGGCTGCGTTCATCTCCGAGGGTCTGGCGGCGGGGGAAACGATCGTGGCCGTGCTGCCACCGCAGCGGTTCGCGGGACTGCGCGACGCCCTCGGTGCGGCTCACGACGAGGTCCGTTTCGTCGACATGACCGTTGCCGGTGGCAACCCTGCGCGCCTGATCCCGTTCTGGCGCAGCATCCTCGAGGAGCATCCCGGACCGGTCCGCGGCCTGGGCGAACCGGCGTACCCGGGCCGGAGCGCGGCGGCCTACGACGAGGTGCTGCTGCACGAGGCACTGTCCGCGCTGGCGTTCGCGGACGACCGGTCGTTCCGGTTGTGCTGCGCGTACGAGGCGACTGTCGGGATCGATCCGACGGTGACGCACTCGGACCCGGGGGCCCTTGCGGAGAAGGAGTTCCGGACCGCGCTGGACGGCGTACCGGACCGGGCCGAGCGGTGGGAGTTCGGGCCGGCCGAGCTCGGCCAGGTGCGGCAGTGGCTGAGCGGCCAGGCGGCGTCGCACGGGGTATCGCGGGACCGCCTCGAGGACCTGTCGCTGGCGTTGCACGAGATCTGCACGAACAGCATCCGCTTCGGCGGCGGCCGCGGGAGGCTCGCCGTGTGGATCGCGAGCGGTGCACTGATCTGCGACGTGACCGACGGCGGCCGGATCGACAACCTGCTGGTCGGACGAGTGCTGCCGCCGCTCGACGGGCTCGGCGGCCGCGGTGTCTGGCTGGCGAACCAGCTCTGCGATCTGGTGCAGCTGCGGTCGGGGGACGACTTCACCCAGGTGCGGCTGCACACCCGCTTGCGCTGA
- a CDS encoding AI-2E family transporter — translation MTPPGDDTSTATTDADLAASQARSAAAEAEAAAGKSERAAADAAGSAKSADASADAADDSADDAGASALKAGAATAKADDDVDIASEMLIDERHPSEGMGQPGPPIRRGNPFTFGFFAALGVLVAWGLWNALGQARSVLILLLVSIFIAVGLNPLVEWFMRRGLKRGLSVGVVFLLMILAVVGVGFAIVPVVTDQIDSLIKNAPGYLDLLQKSKTLTNLNNKYHFIQKAQEYIQDPALAQRAFGGILGVGKVVANALFNMFTILVLTLYFLASLPSIKRAAYSLVPSTRRRRFSILGDEVLGRVGGYVSGQFMVALCAGVTMFVFLEIIGLREYAVALAIVVMFCDFIPMVGGFIGVVVVSLIGFTGGLWTGIACLIYGIIYQQVENYVVAPRIMRRAVDIPGAVTVIAALLGGALLGVVGALLAIPSAAALLLIIREVWVRKADAS, via the coding sequence GTGACGCCACCCGGCGACGACACCTCCACAGCGACCACCGACGCGGACCTCGCCGCCAGTCAGGCGAGATCCGCGGCCGCCGAGGCCGAAGCCGCCGCCGGCAAGAGCGAACGAGCAGCCGCCGACGCGGCAGGCTCGGCCAAGTCCGCGGACGCCTCCGCCGACGCAGCCGACGACTCGGCCGACGACGCCGGGGCGTCCGCGCTGAAGGCGGGCGCAGCCACCGCCAAGGCTGACGACGACGTCGACATCGCCAGCGAAATGCTGATCGACGAACGGCACCCGTCCGAGGGGATGGGCCAGCCCGGCCCGCCGATCCGCCGCGGCAACCCGTTCACGTTCGGGTTCTTCGCGGCGCTCGGCGTACTCGTCGCCTGGGGACTGTGGAACGCGCTCGGCCAGGCGCGCTCGGTACTGATCCTGCTGCTGGTCTCGATCTTCATCGCGGTCGGCCTGAACCCGCTGGTCGAATGGTTCATGCGCCGCGGCCTGAAGCGCGGGCTGTCCGTCGGCGTGGTGTTCCTGCTGATGATCCTGGCGGTCGTCGGCGTCGGTTTCGCGATCGTCCCGGTGGTCACCGACCAGATCGATAGCCTGATCAAGAACGCGCCCGGCTACCTAGACCTGCTGCAGAAGTCGAAGACGCTGACGAACCTGAACAACAAGTACCACTTCATCCAGAAGGCGCAGGAGTACATCCAGGACCCGGCGCTGGCGCAGCGCGCGTTCGGCGGCATCCTCGGCGTCGGCAAGGTGGTCGCGAACGCGCTGTTCAACATGTTCACGATCTTGGTACTCACGCTGTACTTCCTGGCGTCGCTCCCGTCGATCAAGCGGGCCGCGTACAGCCTGGTCCCGAGCACCCGGCGCCGGCGCTTCTCGATCCTCGGCGACGAGGTGCTCGGCCGGGTCGGCGGCTACGTCAGCGGCCAGTTCATGGTGGCGCTGTGCGCGGGCGTCACGATGTTCGTGTTCCTGGAGATCATCGGGCTGCGCGAGTACGCCGTGGCGCTGGCGATCGTGGTGATGTTCTGCGACTTCATCCCGATGGTCGGCGGTTTCATCGGCGTCGTCGTGGTCTCCCTGATCGGCTTCACCGGCGGCCTCTGGACCGGCATCGCCTGCCTGATCTACGGCATCATCTACCAGCAGGTCGAGAACTACGTAGTAGCCCCCCGCATCATGCGCCGAGCCGTAGACATCCCCGGCGCCGTCACCGTCATCGCAGCCCTCCTGGGCGGCGCCCTCCTAGGCGTAGTAGGCGCCCTCCTCGCCATCCCCTCCGCAGCCGCCCTCCTCCTGATCATCCGAGAAGTCTGGGTCCGCAAAGCCGACGCCTCCTGA
- a CDS encoding PH domain-containing protein, which yields MAGIGLFRIFDPKVRRHLISDEGEVVIDEVRHHWVVFTVPMLEVILAAALLLTMATTAIGGQPVLLAIVLVLLAHAFWQFLTQHRDRFVVTNMRVMRIRGVFSQTVATTPIARVLDITLQKPIIGRMLGYGHFVFESAAQDQGFREIKWVSRPDDRDLTIQRVIQRTGLRASASVDVVQGDEDSDDDGTGPIGMDSAQEVGAYAPVTATTKQPPQPSPPPSSSSGAKSIFNSERGNWTDND from the coding sequence ATGGCCGGAATAGGCCTGTTCCGGATCTTCGACCCGAAGGTCCGGCGCCATCTGATCTCGGACGAGGGCGAAGTCGTCATCGACGAGGTGCGGCACCACTGGGTGGTGTTCACGGTGCCGATGCTCGAGGTGATCCTCGCGGCGGCGCTGCTGCTGACGATGGCGACCACCGCGATCGGGGGGCAGCCGGTGCTGCTCGCGATCGTGCTCGTCCTGCTCGCGCATGCGTTCTGGCAGTTCCTCACCCAGCACCGGGACAGGTTCGTGGTCACGAACATGCGGGTGATGCGGATCCGCGGCGTCTTCTCGCAGACGGTCGCGACCACCCCGATCGCCCGGGTCCTCGACATCACGCTGCAGAAGCCGATCATCGGGCGGATGCTCGGCTACGGCCACTTCGTCTTCGAGTCGGCCGCGCAGGACCAGGGCTTCCGCGAGATCAAGTGGGTCAGCCGTCCGGACGACCGGGACCTGACCATCCAGCGCGTCATCCAGCGCACCGGCCTGCGGGCGTCCGCGAGTGTCGACGTCGTGCAGGGTGACGAGGACTCCGACGACGACGGCACCGGCCCGATCGGGATGGACTCGGCCCAGGAGGTCGGCGCCTACGCGCCGGTCACCGCGACGACCAAGCAGCCACCGCAGCCCAGCCCGCCGCCATCGTCGTCGTCCGGAGCCAAGTCGATCTTCAACAGCGAACGCGGCAACTGGACCGACAACGACTAA